The Parabacteroides sp. AD58 genome includes a window with the following:
- the uvrC gene encoding excinuclease ABC subunit UvrC has translation MSKDILEHIKTILAVIPEKPGCYQYFDEKGTIIYVGKAKNLKRRVSSYFNKQHDSNKTRVLVKQIRDIKYFVVETEEDALLLENNLIKQYHPRYNVLLKDDKTYPSIVVKNEYFPRVYQTRNIVRDGSRYYGPYPSVYTAKVMLQLIKDLYPIRTCKYPLTPESIREGRYKVCLEYHIKRCKGPCEGLQTLEEYQQNISEIKEILRGNISQVSKHLFDEMQRLAAELKFEEAQKVKEKYEAIENYRSRSTVVPPMLHNIDVFSITENDPSAYINYLHIGNGAVVQAYTFEYKKRLDESKEDLLVMGIIEMRKRFESRAREIIVPFPLDLELDGVTITVPQRGDKKKLLDLSIMNGKQYKVDKLKQAEKLNPEQRNTRLLKEIQEALHLKELPVQIECFDNSNIQGSDPVAACVVFKMGKPSKSDYRKYNIKTVVGPDDYASMKEVVRRRYQRLLDEKAPLPNLIITDGGKGQMEVVRSVVEDELHLSIPIAGLAKDNRHRTAELLYGFPPEVIGMKLDSPLFHLLTRMQDEVHRFAITFHKDKRSKGQTRSELDTIKGVGEKTKTALLLEFKSVKRIREANLEDLAKVVGEAKARLVKESLNQETTK, from the coding sequence ATGAGTAAAGATATACTTGAACATATTAAGACGATCTTGGCGGTTATCCCGGAGAAGCCTGGGTGTTATCAATACTTTGATGAGAAAGGGACGATCATCTATGTTGGAAAGGCAAAGAACCTGAAACGACGGGTGTCGTCTTATTTCAATAAACAGCATGATAGCAATAAGACGAGGGTACTTGTGAAGCAGATTCGAGATATCAAGTATTTCGTAGTAGAGACGGAAGAAGATGCCTTGCTGTTGGAGAATAATCTGATCAAACAATATCATCCGCGATATAATGTCTTATTGAAAGACGATAAAACTTATCCTTCGATCGTAGTCAAGAATGAATATTTTCCTCGGGTTTATCAGACGCGGAATATCGTTCGTGACGGTTCCCGTTATTATGGCCCCTATCCTTCTGTTTATACAGCCAAAGTGATGTTGCAACTGATCAAGGATCTTTATCCAATCCGCACCTGCAAGTATCCGTTAACCCCCGAGTCTATTCGGGAAGGACGGTATAAGGTTTGTCTGGAATATCATATCAAACGCTGTAAAGGTCCGTGCGAAGGTTTACAGACACTGGAAGAATACCAGCAGAATATTTCGGAAATTAAGGAAATCCTGCGGGGAAACATTTCGCAGGTAAGTAAACATCTCTTTGACGAGATGCAACGGCTGGCTGCTGAGCTGAAGTTTGAAGAAGCACAAAAGGTAAAGGAAAAGTATGAAGCCATCGAAAATTATCGTTCCCGATCAACGGTTGTTCCGCCGATGCTGCATAATATAGATGTATTTTCGATTACCGAAAATGATCCGTCTGCTTATATCAACTATCTGCATATCGGAAATGGCGCCGTTGTCCAAGCCTATACATTCGAGTATAAAAAGAGATTGGATGAAAGCAAAGAGGATTTATTGGTCATGGGTATTATTGAAATGCGAAAGCGTTTCGAAAGTCGGGCTCGGGAAATTATTGTTCCTTTCCCTTTGGATCTGGAACTCGATGGCGTGACAATTACCGTTCCTCAGCGGGGCGATAAGAAAAAATTGTTGGATTTATCGATTATGAATGGAAAGCAGTATAAAGTCGATAAATTGAAGCAGGCCGAGAAATTGAATCCGGAACAACGGAATACACGTTTGCTGAAAGAAATTCAGGAAGCGTTACATCTGAAAGAATTGCCCGTTCAAATCGAATGTTTTGATAATTCCAATATTCAGGGAAGTGATCCGGTTGCGGCTTGTGTAGTCTTTAAGATGGGAAAACCTTCCAAGTCGGATTATCGGAAATATAATATCAAAACGGTTGTCGGTCCTGATGATTATGCTTCCATGAAGGAAGTTGTTCGTCGGCGCTATCAGCGGCTCCTGGATGAAAAAGCTCCCCTACCCAATTTGATTATTACTGACGGTGGAAAGGGACAAATGGAAGTAGTGCGTTCGGTTGTGGAGGATGAATTACATCTTTCCATTCCAATTGCCGGCTTGGCCAAGGATAATCGTCACCGGACGGCTGAATTGTTGTATGGCTTTCCTCCGGAAGTGATCGGCATGAAATTAGACAGTCCGTTGTTTCATCTGCTGACTCGTATGCAGGACGAAGTGCATCGTTTTGCTATTACATTCCATAAAGACAAACGGAGCAAAGGACAAACCCGTTCGGAATTGGATACAATCAAAGGTGTCGGTGAAAAGACGAAAACAGCCCTTCTGTTGGAGTTTAAGAGCGTGAAACGAATTCGGGAAGCGAATCTGGAAGATTTGGCAAAAGTAGTAGGCGAAGCGAAGGCCAGATTAGTAAAAGAAAGTTTGAACCAAGAAACAACAAAATAA
- a CDS encoding polyprenyl synthetase family protein translates to MVDRSIIEKPVAAEFARFNDEFESSLRSDTRLLQAVIDRILTSTGKHVRPLLVLLAAKACGNVTESTINAAVFLELLHTATLIHDDVIDETKQRRGVPSLNAVFDNRVAVLTGDYVLSSALIRSIQTGNLRIIGIVSNLGKDLSEGEIKQMENADESIVDEACYMQVIYKKTATLLAACTTIGAISADASEENIQLLHEFGVNLGYAFQIKDDIFDYFHELNIGKPTGNDIREGKVTLPLLHALKQGREEAAHFLDIILRKDFTDEHIEQLISFAKANGGIEYAEAKMQTYYQQAVDILQKLPNSPAKEALENLAKYVITRQK, encoded by the coding sequence ATGGTAGATAGAAGTATTATAGAAAAGCCTGTAGCCGCAGAATTTGCCCGCTTCAATGATGAATTCGAATCATCATTGCGGAGTGACACGCGTCTTCTTCAAGCAGTCATAGACCGGATTCTGACATCAACCGGAAAGCATGTCCGCCCGTTATTGGTCTTATTGGCAGCTAAAGCTTGTGGGAATGTAACTGAAAGTACTATCAATGCCGCAGTATTCCTGGAATTATTGCATACAGCAACACTGATACATGATGATGTCATTGACGAGACAAAACAGCGCCGTGGCGTTCCTTCTCTCAATGCCGTCTTCGATAACCGGGTAGCTGTACTAACAGGCGACTATGTATTGTCATCTGCCTTAATCCGTTCTATCCAGACCGGAAACCTTCGGATTATTGGAATCGTCTCCAATTTAGGGAAAGACCTTTCGGAAGGAGAAATCAAGCAGATGGAAAATGCCGACGAGAGCATCGTCGATGAAGCCTGCTACATGCAGGTCATTTATAAAAAGACAGCAACCCTGTTAGCGGCCTGTACCACGATCGGAGCCATTTCTGCTGACGCTTCTGAAGAGAATATCCAGCTGCTGCATGAATTTGGTGTCAACTTAGGATATGCCTTCCAGATCAAAGATGATATATTTGATTACTTCCACGAACTGAATATCGGGAAACCGACCGGGAATGATATTCGGGAAGGGAAAGTAACCTTACCTTTACTGCACGCACTCAAGCAGGGTAGGGAAGAGGCGGCTCATTTCCTTGACATCATCTTGCGGAAAGATTTCACCGATGAGCATATTGAACAGCTCATTTCGTTTGCCAAAGCCAACGGCGGTATTGAATATGCCGAAGCCAAGATGCAAACATACTATCAACAGGCTGTAGATATTTTACAGAAACTGCCGAATTCACCGGCAAAAGAAGCCCTCGAGAATTTAGCGAAATACGTCATTACACGTCAGAAATAA
- the deoC gene encoding deoxyribose-phosphate aldolase, protein MEHTHDCHCGCEHDHGMEERSEEFAKVNADKYHEAFGKFEPAGTNEEVKAQVTALLDKHAKENFTPEVLKKIHGFIDLTSLTSLDTKESIWKMVESVNDYEGTRPDVPNVAAICVYPIFVETVKQALTAEHVKVAAVSGGFPASQTFTEVKVAETAMCVMQGADEIDVVINLGYFMEENYEDMCDELAEIKDSCRDAHLKVILETGALATAENIRKASILALYSNADFIKTSTGKGYPGASPEAAYVMCQVIRRYHELTGRKVGIKVSGGIRTAEDAVNYYTIVKEVLGNEWLTNDLFRIGASSLVGDIEHRLGK, encoded by the coding sequence ATGGAACATACGCACGATTGCCATTGTGGTTGCGAACATGATCACGGAATGGAAGAACGTTCTGAAGAGTTTGCCAAGGTCAATGCCGACAAATATCATGAGGCGTTTGGTAAATTTGAACCAGCCGGAACCAATGAGGAAGTAAAAGCTCAGGTGACCGCTCTATTGGATAAGCATGCGAAAGAGAACTTCACGCCGGAAGTATTGAAGAAAATCCACGGTTTCATCGATCTGACGTCATTGACTAGCCTGGATACGAAAGAGAGTATCTGGAAGATGGTTGAATCAGTTAATGATTATGAAGGTACGCGTCCGGATGTGCCTAATGTAGCGGCTATTTGTGTATATCCTATTTTCGTGGAAACAGTCAAGCAGGCATTGACGGCTGAGCATGTAAAGGTTGCAGCTGTGAGTGGTGGCTTCCCGGCTTCCCAGACATTTACGGAAGTAAAGGTGGCAGAAACAGCCATGTGCGTGATGCAGGGAGCAGATGAGATAGATGTTGTTATCAATTTAGGCTATTTCATGGAGGAAAATTACGAGGATATGTGCGATGAATTGGCCGAAATCAAGGATAGCTGTCGGGATGCTCATCTGAAAGTAATCTTGGAAACGGGCGCGTTGGCTACGGCTGAGAATATCCGTAAGGCATCTATTTTGGCCTTATATTCGAATGCTGATTTTATCAAGACTTCTACTGGCAAAGGTTATCCGGGCGCTTCGCCGGAAGCTGCCTATGTGATGTGTCAGGTAATTCGCCGTTATCACGAATTGACCGGTCGTAAAGTTGGTATTAAAGTTTCCGGAGGAATCCGTACTGCCGAAGATGCAGTCAACTATTATACGATTGTCAAGGAAGTATTGGGCAATGAATGGCTGACAAACGATTTATTCCGTATTGGAGCCAGCAGTCTGGTGGGCGATATCGAACACCGTTTAGGTAAGTAA
- the mnmG gene encoding tRNA uridine-5-carboxymethylaminomethyl(34) synthesis enzyme MnmG encodes MRFDYDVIVVGAGHAGCEAAAAAANLGSRTLLITMDMNKIAQMSCNPAVGGIAKGQIVREIDAMGGFMGIVTDRTAIQFRMLNRSKGPAMWSPRAQSDRARFIETWRHVLENTPNLWMWQDSVNELIIENGRVCGVKTGMQVEFRAGAVVLTNGTFLNGLMHIGRTQIRGGRISEPASTGLTEQLVSLGIRSSRMKTGTPVRIDSRSVHFEDLVEQPGENDFHKFSYLDTSHRELKQLCCWTCFTNERVHEILREGLPDSPLYNGQIKSIGPRYCPSIETKIVTFADKTQHQLFLEPEGENTHELYLNGFSSSLPLQIQLRALQAIPAFRDVQIYRPGYAIEYDFFDPTQLNHNLETKQIKNLFFAGQINGTTGYEEAGGQGLVAGINAHINCHGGNPFVLGRDEAYIGVLIDDLVTKGVDEPYRMFTSRAEYRILLRQDDADMRLTEKSYQLGLANEYRYHLLQEKKEQRDQLIHFCENYSVKPQYINAGLESLGTAPLAHGCKLFDLVLRPQLDLYKLADLIPALKAELDKVSLSRKEEIIEAAEILMKYSGYIKREQMIADKINRLENIRIKGKFDYNSIQSLSTEARQKLCRIDPETIAQASRIPGISPSDINILLVLMGR; translated from the coding sequence ATGAGATTCGATTACGATGTAATAGTAGTAGGAGCAGGACATGCGGGCTGCGAAGCCGCTGCCGCTGCGGCCAATTTAGGTTCGCGTACGTTGCTGATCACGATGGACATGAACAAGATTGCGCAAATGAGTTGTAATCCGGCTGTCGGAGGAATCGCCAAAGGACAGATCGTTCGTGAAATCGATGCGATGGGTGGTTTTATGGGGATTGTAACCGACCGGACAGCCATTCAATTCCGGATGCTGAATCGGAGTAAAGGTCCGGCTATGTGGAGCCCGAGAGCGCAGAGTGATCGTGCCCGCTTTATTGAAACCTGGCGGCACGTCCTGGAAAATACGCCGAATCTGTGGATGTGGCAGGACAGCGTAAACGAATTGATCATCGAGAACGGTCGCGTTTGTGGCGTAAAGACTGGCATGCAGGTTGAGTTTCGTGCCGGAGCGGTTGTCCTTACCAACGGAACATTCCTGAATGGTTTGATGCATATCGGGCGGACTCAAATTCGGGGCGGTCGTATTTCGGAACCAGCTTCGACAGGACTGACGGAGCAGTTGGTCTCTTTAGGTATCCGTTCTTCCCGAATGAAAACCGGAACGCCGGTGCGTATTGATTCCCGGAGCGTACACTTTGAAGATTTGGTAGAACAACCCGGTGAAAACGATTTCCATAAGTTTTCTTATCTGGATACGTCACACCGCGAATTGAAACAGCTTTGCTGCTGGACTTGCTTTACCAACGAACGTGTTCATGAAATTCTTCGGGAAGGTCTCCCCGACTCTCCTCTTTACAACGGACAGATTAAAAGTATTGGTCCGCGTTATTGCCCCAGTATCGAAACGAAGATCGTTACGTTTGCCGATAAAACCCAGCATCAGCTTTTCCTGGAGCCGGAAGGCGAAAATACACATGAATTATATTTGAACGGATTCTCTTCTTCCCTGCCCTTGCAGATACAGTTGCGAGCCTTGCAGGCAATCCCAGCTTTCCGTGATGTGCAGATTTATCGTCCGGGATATGCGATTGAATACGATTTCTTCGATCCGACACAGTTGAATCATAATCTGGAGACGAAGCAAATCAAGAACCTCTTCTTTGCCGGACAGATTAATGGTACGACCGGATATGAAGAAGCCGGCGGCCAAGGTCTGGTAGCAGGCATCAACGCGCATATTAATTGTCATGGAGGCAATCCTTTTGTCTTGGGACGAGATGAAGCTTATATTGGCGTATTGATCGATGACTTGGTAACAAAAGGTGTAGATGAACCCTATCGTATGTTTACATCGCGGGCTGAATATCGTATTCTGCTTCGTCAGGACGATGCGGATATGCGTCTGACGGAAAAGTCTTATCAATTAGGTTTGGCCAACGAATACCGTTATCATTTACTTCAGGAGAAAAAAGAGCAGCGCGATCAGCTGATTCATTTCTGTGAGAATTATTCAGTCAAGCCGCAATATATTAATGCCGGTCTGGAAAGTTTGGGCACTGCTCCCCTAGCTCATGGTTGCAAACTCTTTGATCTGGTTCTTCGTCCGCAGTTGGATTTGTATAAGCTGGCCGATTTGATTCCTGCCTTAAAAGCGGAACTCGATAAAGTATCCTTGTCTCGTAAGGAAGAAATTATTGAAGCTGCCGAAATCCTGATGAAGTATAGCGGATATATCAAGCGCGAGCAAATGATTGCCGACAAGATAAACCGTTTGGAGAATATCCGGATTAAAGGAAAGTTCGATTATAACAGTATCCAATCTTTATCGACCGAAGCGCGGCAGAAGCTCTGCCGGATTGATCCTGAAACCATCGCTCAGGCAAGTAGAATCCCTGGAATTTCCCCGAGCGATATTAATATCTTATTGGTGTTGATGGGACGTTAA
- the bla gene encoding class A beta-lactamase, subclass A2: MRRESKGIFLFVCFSLLAFFGKAQSDDLGARLKQTLAGKAATVGVAVIFNGNELVTVNNMYRYPMMSTYKFHQALSVLDYLNKNEKDLSTEVLVKQSELLANTHSPMRDANPKGNFLMSVGDLLKYSLIDSDNNACDVLFDLIGGPKETEKYIHKLGIEDVAISQTESLMHANPDNCLLNWCKPSSAVLLLETFLQQPVCSKSQKLFIERAMADCSTGKDKLKAGLPKDVLLAHKTGSSDRNEFGYKIADNDMGFVVLPNGQYYTIAVFVMNSRESDKKNARIIADVSRVVYEYFIEHYKK, translated from the coding sequence ATGAGAAGAGAGTCAAAAGGTATTTTCTTATTCGTCTGTTTCAGTTTGCTGGCCTTTTTCGGGAAAGCACAATCTGACGACTTGGGTGCACGATTGAAACAAACGCTCGCCGGAAAAGCTGCGACCGTCGGCGTCGCTGTCATATTCAACGGCAATGAATTAGTAACGGTCAATAACATGTACCGCTATCCGATGATGAGTACCTATAAATTTCATCAGGCCCTTTCCGTGCTCGATTACCTCAATAAAAACGAGAAAGACTTATCGACCGAGGTTTTAGTCAAACAATCGGAACTGTTAGCCAATACGCACAGTCCGATGCGTGACGCTAATCCGAAAGGGAATTTCCTCATGAGTGTAGGAGACTTATTGAAATACTCGCTTATCGACAGCGATAACAATGCCTGCGATGTCTTGTTCGATCTGATAGGCGGCCCGAAGGAAACCGAGAAATATATTCACAAACTGGGAATTGAAGACGTGGCTATCTCGCAAACCGAATCGCTGATGCACGCCAATCCCGACAATTGCTTGCTCAACTGGTGCAAGCCGTCGTCGGCCGTCCTCTTGCTGGAAACATTCCTGCAGCAACCGGTATGCAGCAAAAGCCAGAAGTTATTTATCGAACGGGCTATGGCCGATTGCAGCACCGGAAAAGACAAGCTGAAAGCCGGACTCCCGAAAGACGTCCTGCTAGCCCACAAGACCGGCAGCTCTGATCGCAACGAATTTGGCTACAAGATAGCCGATAACGACATGGGCTTCGTCGTATTGCCTAACGGACAATATTATACCATTGCCGTTTTCGTGATGAATTCACGCGAATCAGACAAGAAGAACGCCCGCATCATTGCTGATGTTTCCCGCGTTGTCTATGAATATTTCATCGAACACTATAAAAAATAA
- a CDS encoding nucleotide pyrophosphohydrolase, producing the protein MEQEVTLREAQQRVDEWIKTYGVRYFNELTNMAILTEEVGEVARLIARIYGEQSFKESDKQKDLGDEMADVLWVLICLANQTGIDLTAAFEKNLQKKTDRDKERHINNQKL; encoded by the coding sequence ATGGAACAGGAAGTAACGCTTCGAGAAGCGCAGCAACGGGTTGATGAATGGATAAAGACGTATGGTGTCCGTTATTTCAATGAGCTGACGAATATGGCGATTCTGACGGAAGAAGTCGGTGAAGTCGCCCGTTTGATTGCCCGTATTTATGGAGAGCAGTCCTTTAAGGAAAGTGACAAGCAGAAAGATTTAGGCGATGAAATGGCCGATGTCCTGTGGGTGTTGATCTGTTTGGCAAACCAGACAGGAATCGACCTGACAGCTGCCTTTGAAAAGAATCTGCAGAAGAAGACGGATCGCGATAAAGAAAGACATATAAACAATCAAAAACTATAA
- the dtd gene encoding D-aminoacyl-tRNA deacylase, protein MRTVIQRVQHASVTIDGSLKSKIGKGMLVLVGIEDRDTQEDIEWLCKKICNLRIFDDENGVMNRSVVEIGGEILVVSQFTLQASTKKGNRPSYLKASKPDFAIPMYEKFCAEMGLHLGKEVQTGTFGADMKVELLNDGPVTIWIDTQNKK, encoded by the coding sequence ATGAGAACAGTAATTCAGCGTGTGCAGCATGCTTCCGTTACGATTGATGGTTCGTTGAAATCAAAGATCGGAAAAGGTATGCTGGTCCTGGTTGGAATAGAAGACCGGGATACGCAGGAAGATATTGAATGGCTTTGTAAGAAGATATGTAATTTGCGTATCTTCGACGATGAAAACGGGGTTATGAATCGTTCTGTCGTAGAAATAGGCGGCGAAATTTTAGTTGTCAGCCAGTTTACTTTGCAGGCTTCTACGAAGAAAGGAAATCGTCCCTCCTATTTAAAGGCCTCTAAACCGGATTTCGCTATTCCGATGTATGAGAAGTTCTGTGCTGAAATGGGGCTTCATTTGGGAAAGGAAGTACAGACCGGAACATTTGGTGCCGACATGAAGGTGGAATTGTTGAATGATGGTCCGGTAACAATCTGGATCGATACGCAGAACAAAAAATAA
- the polA gene encoding DNA polymerase I, which translates to MKLFLIDAYALIYRSYYAFIKNPRINSKGVNTSAIFGFINTLEDILKREQPTHIAVAFDPKGPTFRHEAFEQYKAQREETPEVIRQSVPVIKEIIQAYRIPILEVPYYEADDVIGTVAKQAASEGFEVYMMTPDKDYGQLVADHIYMYRPKFGGDYEVLGVPEVLEKYQLTSTAQVIDLLGLMGDTADNIPGCPGVGEKTAQKLLAEFGSIENLLANTDKLKGAQKKKVEENVEQIRFSKFLATIKTDVPITFDAAQCKRVAPDEDRLVELYTELEFKTFINRLKGESTASPATKEPAAAVQFDLFATEPAVEPETSSLADIQTTPHSYYLADTAEKQIALCEQLLREKSFAFDTETEGLDPLTAALVGMSFAIREQEAWYVPVPANREEATDIVLRLAPALQHPEIEKVGQNIKFDILALRKYGVRVKGPLFDTMIAHYLLNPELRHGMDYLAETYLKYKTVPIEDLIGPKGKKQASMRTVPIEQIKEYAAEDADVTLRLKHYFAPLLKQEDVETLFFEMEMPLIYVLAEMEATGVKLDTEALKQSSEVLSQQLIALEQSIYELAGQTFNINSTKQVGEILFDKLKLDEKAKKTKTGGYSTSEEVLEKIRGKHPIVGKLLEYRGIKKLLSTYIDALPALIHPETGKIHTSFNQAVTATGRLSSTNPNLQNIPVRDELGREIRKAFIADDDDCIFFSADYSQIELRLMAHLSNDPHMVEAFCSGADIHAATAAKIYGIPVEEVTSDMRRKAKTANFGIIYGISVFGLAERLGIPRAESKELIDGYFQTYPRVKEYMEESIRVAKEKGYVETLFKRKRFLPDINSHNAVVRGYAERNAINAPIQGSAADIIKLAMIHIHQQFEAEHLKSRMILQVHDELNFNVRKEEFDRVKEIVLDCMEHVLQLRVPLIADCGEGKNWLEAH; encoded by the coding sequence ATGAAGCTATTCCTTATAGATGCGTATGCATTGATCTATCGTTCGTATTATGCTTTTATTAAGAATCCGAGAATCAATTCAAAAGGTGTAAATACGTCGGCTATCTTTGGCTTTATCAATACGCTGGAAGATATTCTGAAGCGTGAGCAACCTACACATATTGCTGTTGCTTTTGATCCGAAAGGACCGACTTTCCGGCACGAAGCCTTCGAACAGTACAAGGCGCAGCGTGAAGAGACGCCCGAAGTTATCCGGCAGTCTGTTCCTGTCATTAAGGAGATTATTCAGGCCTACCGTATTCCGATTCTGGAGGTTCCTTATTATGAAGCCGACGATGTGATCGGAACGGTAGCTAAACAGGCCGCCAGTGAAGGCTTTGAGGTGTATATGATGACTCCCGATAAGGATTACGGCCAGTTGGTGGCAGATCATATTTATATGTATCGTCCGAAATTTGGCGGTGACTATGAAGTGCTGGGTGTTCCGGAAGTGCTGGAAAAGTATCAGCTGACATCCACGGCCCAGGTGATTGATCTGCTCGGTCTGATGGGCGATACGGCTGATAATATTCCGGGTTGTCCCGGCGTTGGTGAGAAGACCGCACAGAAGCTGTTAGCCGAGTTTGGTTCGATCGAGAATCTGTTGGCAAATACAGATAAACTGAAAGGAGCCCAGAAGAAGAAGGTGGAAGAGAATGTAGAGCAGATCCGTTTCTCGAAGTTCTTGGCAACGATTAAGACGGATGTGCCGATTACATTTGATGCTGCCCAGTGTAAACGGGTGGCACCAGACGAAGATCGTTTGGTTGAGCTGTACACGGAGTTGGAATTTAAGACCTTTATCAACCGGTTGAAAGGTGAATCAACGGCTTCTCCAGCCACGAAGGAACCGGCGGCAGCCGTTCAGTTTGATCTGTTTGCGACAGAACCAGCAGTCGAGCCGGAGACTTCTTCTCTGGCCGATATACAGACTACACCTCACTCCTACTACCTGGCTGATACAGCAGAGAAACAAATCGCTTTATGTGAGCAGCTGTTACGGGAAAAATCGTTTGCTTTCGATACAGAAACGGAAGGTCTGGATCCATTGACGGCTGCTTTGGTCGGTATGTCTTTTGCTATTCGTGAACAGGAAGCTTGGTATGTCCCGGTTCCGGCAAACCGCGAAGAAGCTACTGATATCGTTCTTCGCTTGGCGCCAGCCTTACAGCATCCGGAGATTGAAAAGGTCGGCCAAAATATCAAGTTCGATATCCTGGCTTTGCGGAAGTATGGTGTTCGGGTGAAAGGACCTTTATTTGATACGATGATCGCTCATTATCTGCTGAATCCGGAATTACGTCATGGCATGGATTATCTGGCGGAGACTTATCTGAAATATAAGACGGTTCCGATTGAAGATTTAATCGGTCCGAAAGGAAAGAAACAGGCCTCAATGCGAACAGTTCCGATCGAGCAGATCAAAGAATATGCCGCCGAAGACGCGGATGTGACATTGCGGCTGAAGCATTACTTTGCTCCGTTATTGAAGCAGGAAGACGTAGAAACGTTGTTCTTTGAGATGGAAATGCCTTTGATCTATGTCCTGGCTGAAATGGAGGCAACGGGTGTAAAACTGGATACAGAAGCCTTGAAGCAGTCATCTGAAGTCCTGAGCCAGCAGCTGATCGCCCTGGAGCAGTCTATTTATGAACTGGCGGGCCAAACCTTCAACATCAATTCGACCAAACAGGTCGGTGAAATCTTGTTTGACAAGCTGAAGCTGGATGAAAAGGCGAAGAAAACCAAAACAGGCGGTTATAGTACCAGCGAAGAAGTCTTGGAAAAGATACGGGGAAAACATCCGATCGTCGGCAAGTTGTTGGAATATCGTGGCATCAAGAAACTGCTGAGTACATATATTGATGCGTTGCCGGCGTTGATCCATCCAGAAACCGGAAAGATTCATACCTCGTTCAACCAGGCTGTAACCGCTACCGGACGTTTGAGTTCCACCAATCCGAACTTACAGAATATTCCGGTGCGGGATGAATTGGGGCGTGAGATCCGCAAAGCTTTTATTGCCGACGATGATGACTGCATTTTCTTCTCGGCCGATTATTCGCAGATTGAATTGCGTCTGATGGCTCACCTGAGTAATGATCCGCACATGGTAGAAGCCTTTTGCAGCGGAGCGGATATTCATGCGGCTACAGCTGCCAAGATTTATGGTATTCCGGTAGAAGAAGTCACCAGCGATATGCGCCGGAAAGCCAAGACTGCCAATTTCGGTATTATTTATGGAATCTCGGTCTTTGGCCTTGCCGAGCGTTTGGGCATTCCGAGGGCCGAATCAAAAGAGCTAATCGATGGCTATTTCCAAACCTATCCGCGGGTCAAAGAATATATGGAAGAAAGTATTCGTGTGGCCAAAGAAAAGGGGTATGTTGAAACCTTGTTCAAGCGGAAACGCTTTTTGCCGGATATTAATTCGCACAATGCTGTCGTGCGTGGTTATGCTGAACGAAATGCGATCAATGCGCCCATTCAGGGAAGTGCGGCCGATATCATCAAGCTGGCGATGATCCATATTCATCAGCAGTTTGAAGCGGAGCATCTGAAAAGCCGGATGATTCTTCAGGTACATGATGAATTGAATTTTAATGTCCGGAAAGAAGAATTCGACCGTGTCAAGGAAATTGTATTGGATTGTATGGAACACGTCCTGCAACTTCGCGTGCCTTTGATAGCCGATTGCGGTGAAGGGAAAAACTGGTTGGAGGCTCATTAA